In one Chitinophaga sancti genomic region, the following are encoded:
- a CDS encoding LytR/AlgR family response regulator transcription factor, translating to MMTAIAIDNEPPALQVIETYCNKTDLISLEQVFTSTAAALKYLDEHVIDVLFIDIRMPNISGLDFYKSLPRKMIVVFTTTYSEYAIEGFNARAADFLLKPFQYDRFLQAVDKAAMQVAILQQTGIL from the coding sequence ATGATGACAGCAATAGCAATAGATAATGAACCACCTGCATTGCAGGTTATCGAAACATATTGTAATAAAACAGATCTTATCAGCCTGGAGCAAGTATTTACAAGCACGGCAGCAGCACTAAAATATCTGGACGAACATGTTATAGACGTATTGTTTATTGATATCAGGATGCCAAATATATCAGGATTGGACTTTTACAAATCATTGCCCCGCAAAATGATAGTTGTTTTTACAACTACTTACAGCGAATATGCGATCGAAGGATTCAATGCACGGGCAGCAGATTTTCTCTTAAAACCATTTCAGTATGACCGTTTCCTGCAGGCTGTAGACAAGGCAGCCATGCAGGTGGCTATTTTGCAGCAAACAGGGATACTTTAG
- a CDS encoding DUF4255 domain-containing protein, translating to MIDRALLLLKEELESYLSIADAAATVVIDNIGLFETAAGTQLPDNIVLTLVNLEEESTLKNNTPLKKGYSSAVYQNPPVFLNLYVLFVCNYGGNKYIDALKRLSYIIQFVQGKNSFHYASDTGSLPPGEDILDMKFTLELYTLTFEQINHLWGSLGGRQMPFAMYKLRLIALTSNNRLREVPLIEEIENNNVSINR from the coding sequence ATGATTGATCGTGCACTACTACTATTAAAAGAAGAGCTGGAATCATATCTGAGCATCGCTGATGCTGCAGCAACTGTTGTCATTGACAACATTGGTCTGTTTGAAACGGCTGCCGGCACACAACTCCCGGACAATATCGTACTGACGCTTGTCAACCTCGAGGAAGAAAGTACATTAAAGAATAATACACCCCTGAAAAAAGGTTACAGCAGCGCTGTATACCAGAATCCTCCGGTGTTTCTGAACCTGTATGTGCTATTTGTATGCAACTATGGTGGCAATAAGTACATTGATGCGTTGAAGCGTTTGAGTTATATCATACAGTTTGTACAAGGAAAGAATTCATTTCACTATGCTTCTGATACCGGCAGTTTGCCTCCCGGCGAAGATATACTGGATATGAAGTTTACCCTGGAACTTTATACCCTGACCTTCGAGCAGATCAACCATCTGTGGGGATCTCTGGGAGGCAGACAAATGCCGTTTGCGATGTATAAACTCCGCCTTATCGCACTCACATCGAACAACAGGCTGAGAGAAGTTCCACTAATCGAAGAAATTGAAAATAATAACGTTTCCATAAACAGGTGA
- a CDS encoding phage tail sheath family protein encodes MAEYKTPGVYIEEIPKLPPSIASVETAIPAFIGYTEKAQWKVAGDLTNKPWRIASMLEYELYFGGAKPDAGIEITVDTTQGKVDIQGSINAELRSKYLMYYSLQMFFINGGGPCYITSVGGYSDGDVILDADLQGGLAEVEKIDEVTLLLFPDAINLASAGNYYALYSLAIAQCVKLKDRFTVLDVYTDPANAGNWRLDVDFLRNTLSGTTDDLKYAAVYFPRIYTRADFTYNEGDVKIISKGAGDIGATLTELKSNNNAYYNMARGAINDIQMLLPASAAVVGVYATVDNNRGVWKAPANVNIEYAVAPELLITQEEQESLNVDTTAGKSINVIRSFPGRGPAIIWGARTLAGNDNEWRYIPVRRFFNMVEESTKNAAQQFVFEPNDRNTWIRVRSMIENYLTQQWKAGALMGTTTREAFYVRIGLGETMTEQDVWEGRMIVEIGLAVVRPAEFIILRFMHKMLTEA; translated from the coding sequence ATGGCAGAATATAAAACCCCGGGCGTCTACATAGAAGAGATTCCCAAATTGCCCCCTTCCATCGCTTCCGTAGAAACAGCTATTCCTGCCTTTATCGGCTATACGGAAAAGGCGCAGTGGAAAGTAGCCGGCGATCTCACCAACAAACCATGGCGCATTGCATCCATGCTGGAATACGAACTGTATTTTGGTGGTGCCAAACCTGATGCAGGTATCGAAATCACCGTCGATACCACACAGGGTAAAGTGGATATTCAGGGGTCCATCAATGCAGAACTCCGCTCCAAATACCTGATGTATTATTCCCTGCAAATGTTCTTTATCAATGGCGGAGGACCTTGCTATATCACTTCTGTAGGCGGCTATTCTGACGGTGATGTCATTCTCGATGCTGATCTGCAGGGGGGTCTTGCAGAAGTAGAAAAGATCGATGAGGTGACCCTGCTGCTCTTCCCCGATGCGATTAACCTGGCCAGTGCGGGCAACTACTATGCACTGTACTCCCTGGCTATTGCACAGTGTGTGAAACTGAAAGATCGTTTTACAGTACTGGATGTATATACTGATCCTGCAAATGCGGGCAACTGGCGCCTGGATGTAGATTTCCTGCGTAACACACTTTCTGGTACGACTGACGATCTGAAATATGCAGCTGTCTATTTCCCACGCATTTATACAAGAGCCGATTTTACCTACAATGAAGGTGATGTAAAAATCATTAGCAAAGGTGCAGGCGATATCGGGGCCACCCTCACAGAGCTCAAATCCAACAACAACGCTTATTACAATATGGCACGCGGCGCCATTAATGATATACAGATGCTGCTGCCTGCTTCTGCTGCTGTTGTAGGTGTATATGCCACTGTCGATAACAACCGCGGTGTATGGAAAGCACCTGCCAATGTGAATATCGAATACGCAGTTGCACCTGAATTGCTCATCACTCAGGAAGAGCAGGAAAGCCTGAACGTAGATACCACTGCAGGTAAGTCTATCAACGTGATCCGTTCGTTTCCCGGCAGAGGCCCTGCCATCATCTGGGGTGCACGTACGCTGGCGGGTAATGATAACGAATGGCGCTACATTCCTGTGAGGCGTTTTTTCAACATGGTAGAAGAGTCTACCAAAAACGCCGCCCAGCAATTTGTATTCGAACCAAACGACCGCAATACATGGATCAGGGTGAGATCTATGATTGAAAACTACCTCACCCAGCAATGGAAGGCAGGCGCACTGATGGGCACTACCACCCGCGAAGCCTTCTATGTAAGGATAGGTCTGGGCGAAACCATGACAGAACAGGACGTCTGGGAAGGTCGTATGATAGTGGAAATAGGATTGGCGGTAGTAAGACCTGCCGAATTTATCATACTCCGTTTCATGCATAAAATGCTGACGGAGGCGTAA